In Bradyrhizobium sp. CCBAU 051011, the following are encoded in one genomic region:
- a CDS encoding NADP-dependent malic enzyme yields the protein MSSYSEELHSAALAYHRLPRPGKLEIQATKPLANQRDLALAYSPGVAAACTEIANNPAEAAALTSRANLVAVVSNGTAVLGLGNIGPLASKPVMEGKAVLFKKFAGIDVFDIEIAADTIERVVETVAALEPTFGGINLEDIKGPECFEIEAQLKERMKIPVFHDDQHGTAIIVGAAIVNGLLLNGKKLSDVKIVCSGAGAAAIACLNLLVSMGAQRKNIWVCDIDGVVHEGRNTLMDRWKAVYAQKTSARVLADVIGGADIFLGLSAPNVLKPEMVQSMADNPLVMALANPVPEIMPDEARKARPDAMICTGRSDFPNQVNNVLCFPFIFRGALDVGATGINEAMKHAAVEAIAQLARDPPSDAVAQGFDSGETQGFGPGSLIPSPFDPRLILRIAPAVARAAMESGVATRPIKNFEEYTALLERFAFRSGLTMKPVFAKAKTQPVRVIYAEGEDQRVLRATQVVLEEKLARPILVGRPSVVEARIKRFGLSIKAGKDFDLVNPEDDPRYRSYVQTYIDVAGRRGVTPEAARTVVRTNNTVIAALAVMRGEADAMICGVEGRYMSHLRHVREIIGFLPGVSDFAALAMMITSKGSYFIADTQVRPNPSAEELAEVASLASIHVQRFNMKPRIAFVSHSDFGSYDSDSSRKMRRATALLKEKHPEIEADGEMQGDTALSAAARKLVLPHSKLEGDANILIMPSLDTANVAYQMIKTLADALPVGPILIGPARPAHILTPGVTARGVLNMTAVAAVEAQERAGRQQPTLFG from the coding sequence ATGTCGTCCTATTCTGAAGAGCTCCATTCCGCGGCGCTTGCGTATCACCGGCTGCCGCGCCCCGGCAAACTCGAGATCCAGGCGACCAAGCCGCTCGCCAACCAGCGCGACCTCGCGCTGGCCTATTCGCCCGGGGTTGCGGCCGCCTGCACTGAAATTGCCAACAATCCGGCGGAAGCGGCAGCGCTGACCTCCCGTGCGAATCTGGTGGCCGTGGTTTCCAACGGTACCGCGGTGTTGGGGCTTGGCAACATCGGCCCGCTCGCCTCGAAGCCCGTCATGGAGGGCAAGGCGGTCCTGTTCAAGAAATTCGCTGGGATCGACGTCTTCGACATCGAAATCGCCGCCGACACCATCGAGCGCGTGGTCGAGACGGTGGCCGCGCTGGAGCCGACCTTCGGCGGAATCAACCTCGAGGACATCAAGGGACCGGAATGCTTCGAGATCGAGGCGCAACTCAAGGAGCGCATGAAGATCCCGGTGTTCCATGACGACCAGCATGGCACGGCGATCATCGTGGGAGCCGCCATCGTCAACGGCCTGCTGCTAAACGGCAAGAAGCTATCGGATGTGAAGATCGTCTGCTCCGGCGCCGGGGCTGCGGCGATCGCGTGCCTCAATCTCTTGGTATCGATGGGCGCGCAGCGCAAGAACATCTGGGTCTGCGACATCGACGGCGTCGTGCACGAGGGACGCAACACGCTGATGGATCGCTGGAAGGCGGTCTACGCGCAGAAGACGAGCGCGCGCGTGCTGGCGGACGTGATCGGCGGTGCCGATATTTTCCTGGGGCTTTCGGCGCCGAACGTGCTGAAGCCCGAGATGGTCCAGTCGATGGCCGACAATCCGCTGGTGATGGCGCTGGCCAACCCGGTCCCGGAAATCATGCCGGACGAGGCGCGGAAAGCGCGCCCCGACGCGATGATCTGCACCGGACGCTCCGACTTTCCGAACCAGGTCAACAACGTCCTGTGTTTCCCGTTCATATTCCGCGGAGCGCTCGATGTCGGCGCCACCGGGATCAACGAGGCAATGAAACATGCGGCCGTCGAAGCGATCGCGCAGCTCGCACGCGATCCGCCGTCGGATGCGGTGGCCCAGGGTTTCGACAGCGGCGAGACGCAAGGGTTTGGCCCGGGCTCGCTGATCCCGAGCCCGTTCGATCCGCGGCTGATCCTGCGCATCGCGCCGGCGGTGGCGAGGGCTGCCATGGAATCCGGCGTGGCGACGCGTCCGATCAAGAATTTCGAGGAATATACCGCGCTGCTGGAGCGCTTCGCGTTCCGCTCCGGCCTGACCATGAAGCCGGTGTTCGCCAAGGCGAAGACCCAACCGGTCCGCGTGATCTATGCCGAAGGCGAGGACCAGCGCGTGCTGCGCGCGACGCAAGTGGTGCTGGAAGAGAAACTGGCGCGGCCGATCCTGGTCGGGCGACCTTCCGTGGTCGAAGCGCGGATCAAGCGGTTCGGCCTTTCGATCAAGGCCGGCAAGGACTTCGACCTCGTCAATCCCGAGGACGATCCGCGCTACCGCTCCTATGTGCAGACCTATATCGACGTCGCCGGGCGGCGCGGCGTCACGCCCGAGGCGGCGCGTACCGTGGTTCGCACCAACAACACCGTGATCGCCGCCCTTGCAGTGATGCGCGGCGAGGCCGACGCCATGATATGTGGCGTCGAAGGCCGCTATATGAGCCATCTGCGCCATGTCCGCGAGATCATCGGCTTCCTTCCCGGCGTCAGCGATTTCGCGGCGCTGGCGATGATGATCACCAGCAAGGGTTCCTACTTCATTGCCGATACGCAGGTGCGCCCCAATCCGAGCGCCGAAGAACTCGCGGAGGTCGCCTCGCTGGCTTCGATCCATGTGCAGCGATTCAACATGAAGCCGCGCATCGCGTTCGTGTCACATTCCGACTTCGGAAGTTATGATAGCGACTCCTCGCGCAAGATGCGCCGCGCCACCGCGCTTCTGAAGGAAAAGCATCCGGAGATCGAGGCCGACGGCGAGATGCAGGGCGACACCGCGCTCTCGGCCGCCGCGCGAAAACTCGTGCTGCCGCATTCGAAGCTGGAAGGCGACGCCAATATCCTGATCATGCCGAGCCTCGATACCGCCAACGTCGCCTACCAGATGATCAAGACGCTGGCGGACGCGCTGCCGGTGGGCCCGATCCTGATCGGTCCGGCGCGCCCGGCGCATATCCTCACCCCCGGCGTGACGGCGCGCGGCGTGCTCAACATGACGGCGGTGGCCGCCGTCGAAGCCCAGGAGCGCGCCGGCCGTCAGCAGCCGACCCTGTTCGGGTAG